The region AGGACATCCAGGCCGTGGTCATCCGGGCCGAGGGCGAACACTTCACCTCGGGTGGCGACATCCCCGGCTTCATGGAGGTGGAGCCTGCCGACCTCACCGACCTGGGCCAGAACATCACGGCTCCGTCCCGCAGCCCGAAGCCGGTCATCACCGCGGTCGACGGCTACTGCTTCGGCGTCGGCTTCGAGCTCGCGCTGTCCACGGACATCCGTATCGCCACCGAGCGCAGCCAATTCGCCCTTCCGGAGATGCGCCTGGGCATGATCCCCGGCTCCGGCGGCACCCAGCGCCTCGCCCGGCTCATCGGTCTCTCCCGCGCCAAGTACCACGTCATGACCGCTACTCGCATCACGGCGAGGCAGGCCGGTGACTGGGGGCTGGTGTCGGCCGTGGTGGACGATCGCGCGGCGCTGGACGCGGAGGTCGAGCGGGTGCTGAAGACCATGCTGGGCTACTCGCCACTGGCCCTGCGCACCGCCAAGGAGGTCCTCGACAAGGGAATCGACGCACCGCTCCACTCCGGGATCGAGCTGGAGCGCAAGGCGTACGCGATGCTGCGATCGAGCCACGACTTCGCCGAGGGCGTCGCCGCGTTCGGCGAGAAGCGCGCCCCGAAGTTCCAGGGCCGGTGATCTGATCCATGAAAGCCGCACCGTTCGCCTACGTTCGTCCCTCGCGTCTGTCCGACGCGATCGCCGAACTGGCGGAGACCC is a window of Streptomyces violaceusniger Tu 4113 DNA encoding:
- a CDS encoding enoyl-CoA hydratase/isomerase family protein; amino-acid sequence: MALTGGQIRLDRGHDGRVAYLTLDHGKYNIVTMETRQVMADRFAEIDADQDIQAVVIRAEGEHFTSGGDIPGFMEVEPADLTDLGQNITAPSRSPKPVITAVDGYCFGVGFELALSTDIRIATERSQFALPEMRLGMIPGSGGTQRLARLIGLSRAKYHVMTATRITARQAGDWGLVSAVVDDRAALDAEVERVLKTMLGYSPLALRTAKEVLDKGIDAPLHSGIELERKAYAMLRSSHDFAEGVAAFGEKRAPKFQGR